The Betta splendens chromosome 4, fBetSpl5.4, whole genome shotgun sequence genome contains a region encoding:
- the rubcn gene encoding run domain Beclin-1-interacting and cysteine-rich domain-containing protein isoform X3: MEVTAEGEAEERRREHWKLLSSLKTTVEGLVSTNNPNVWSRYGGLQRLHKDMNNILSHGLKNEQVYYKQKDYWPFVWHVRHISPHLASHVEQFSQLEPVLTRGLQSAGESYKAERWLLHSLQVHMLSAQLRPLLRHMGHVCKYYKDDAFLLSEPHVTAMCQCLEAVEQNNPKLLAQVDTVGLSPLKGPPCLGLLKSQSLCVLPGAGGAWTKADSGPREESLTRRLTTSNYSLRDADNTSHKIGNTGAVGSQNSSSTNTTSSASSLGEPWLWVARPEESELVVTPPPGSVPCIALECPTPASQQPEAVDTVDGDYDDGPEYLAIGNLGQRSHRNSQSSTQSGDQSKTQDQSLQRSSLLSAPPRRSSFSEVQRGMSRLPRGHTRSFSDTGVTQKLRNGGGHRKITIIIEDPVAESTGGDCCVKDYSPFSPKLSEASTTSSLCTDSCSQYSTVPDGMFRKPSEGQSLISYLSEQDFGSCADLEKENAHFSISESLIAAIELMKYNMRRQEEEGEEEGDSDCEIQQLKQKIRLRRQQIRRSRLPPCASSQHIFHSTDSGGSRRSSQDSYQGLSDSGSAEEVEECDVDADIKQSVRSSSRSFLSSESISPSFLQSNSAESVAMGLLRQFDCMHLPAASELDWLVPEQDAPQKLLPFPDSLPISPDDGEHADIYKLRIRVRGNLEWAPPRPQIIFNIHPAPKRKVVVAKQNYRCAGCGTRIDPDYIKRLRYCEYIGRYFCQCCHENAQAVVPGRVLRKWDFSKYYVSNFARDLLNKIAGDPLFNPSDINSGLYKKIKALESVRILRLQLFHMKNLFKTCRFSKEVLDQFDSLPGHLTEDLHLFSLNDLTAVRSGDLAARMKELLKLGAMHVAECVLCQAKGFVCEFCGNDKDIIFPFQLNKCQRCEECFACYHRSCFRAGKDCPRCRRLAERRERMARKNMEEQEDEGGGT; encoded by the exons ATGGAGGTTACGGCGGAGGGAGAAGCGGAGGAGCGCAG GAGGGAGCACTGGAAGCTGTTGTCTAGTCTGAAGACTACAGTGGAAGGTCTTGTGTCCACTAACAACCCCAATGTGTGGTCACGCTACGGCGGCCTGCAGCGGCTGCACAAGGACATGAACAACATCCTCAGTCACGGACTGAAGAATGAGCAG GTGTACTACAAGCAGAAAGACTACTGGCCGTTTGTGTGGCATGTTCGCCACATCAGCCCTCACCTTGCATCACACGTTGAACAG TTCAGTCAGCTGGAGCCTGTACTGACCCGTGGGCTGCAGAGTGCTGGTGAGAGCTACAAGGCTGAGCGCTGGCTTCTTCACAGCTTGCAGGTTCACATGCTGTCAGCTCAACTCCGACCTCTGCTCAGGCATATGGGGCATGTATGTAAATATTACAAAG ATGATGCCTTTCTGTTGAGTGAGCCCCATGTGACAGCCatgtgtcagtgtttggaggctgtggagcagaaTAACCCTAAACTGCTGGCACAAGTTGACACGGTTGGG CTTTCCCCTCTGAAGGGCCCACCGTGTTTGGGCCTTTTGAAAAGccaaagcctgtgtgtgttgccgGGGGCCGGTGGGGCCTGGACGAAAGCTGACTCAGGCCCTCGAGAAGAATCTCTGACCCGCAGACTCACCACTTCCAATTACTCCCTGCGCGATGCAGACAACACCAGCCACAAGATTGGGAACACTGGAGCGGTTGGAtcccagaacagcagcagcacaa ACACTACCTCTTCTGCTAGCAGCCTTGGAGAACCATGGCTATGGGTGGCCAGGCCGGAGGAGAGCGAGTTGGTTGTGACGCCCCCACCTGGCTCTGTCCCCTGTATTGCCCTCGAGTGTCCCACTCCTGCCTCCCAGCAGCCTGAGGCTGTTGATACCGTTGATGGCGACTATGATGATGGCCCAGAGTACCTGGCTATCGGTAATCTGGGACAACGCAGTCACCGTAATTCCCAAAGTTCCACTCAGAGCGGTGACCAGAGCAAGACCCAGGACCAGTCCCTGCAGAGGAGTTCGCTCCTTTCTGCTCCTCCAAGACGCTCGTCTTTTTCAGAGGTCCAGCGAGGGATGAGCAGGCTGCCCCGAGGACACACCCGCTCGTTTTCTGACACTGGAGTCACTCAGAAACTCAGGAATG GAGGGGGCCACCGAAAAATCACCATAATAATAGAGGATCCTGTAGCAG AATCAACTGGTGGCGATTGCTGTGTAAAGGACTACAGCCCTTTCTCACCTAAGCTCAGCGAAGCCAGCAcaaccagctccctctgcacAGACTCTT GTTCCCAGTACAGCACAGTGCCAGATGGGATGTTCAGAAAGCCGTCTGAGGGCCAGAGCCTCATCAGCTACCTGTCAGAGCAGGACTTTGGCAGTTGTGCTGATCTTGAAAAG GAAAATGCTCATTTCAGCATTTCAGAGTCCCTTATAGCAGCCATTGAGCTTATGAAGTACAATATGCGGcgccaggaggaggaaggcgaggaggagggagacagtGACTGTGAGATTCAGCAGCTCAAGCAGAAGATCCGCCTGAGAAGGCAGCAGATCCGCCGCAGCCGCCTGCCGCCCTGCGCATCCTCCCAGCACA TTTTTCACTCCACTGACAGTGGTGGATCCAGGAGGAGCTCCCAGGACTCCTACCAGGGCCTCTCTGACTCCGGCTcagcggaggaggtggaggagtgtgaTGTCG ATGCAGACATAAAGCAAAGTGTGCGCTCTAGCAGCAGGTCATTCCTCAGCTCCGAGTCCAT CTCTCCGTCCTTCCTCCAGTCTAACTCTGCTGAGTCAGTAGCCATGGGTTTACTCAGGCAGTTTGATTGCATGCACCTTCCTGCAGCCTCCGAGCTCGACTGGCTGGTCCCAGAACAAGACGCTCCGCAGAAG CTCCTGCCCTTTCCTGACTCTCTCCCAATCTCACCGGATGATGGAGAGCATGCAGACATCTATAAACTAAGGATTCGTGTCCGAGGCAACCTGGAGTGGGCCCCGCCCCGTCCTCAGATCATCTTCAACATTCACCCTGCCCCTAA GCGGAAGGTCGTTGTGGCTAAACAGAACTACCGCTGTGCTGGCTGTGGCACTCGCATTGACCCAG ACTACATTAAGCGTCTGCGTTACTGTGAATACATCGGCCGTTACTTCTGCCAGTGCTGCCATGAGAATGCCCAGGCCGTGGTTCCCGGCAGAGTGCTGAGGAAGTGGGACTTCAGTAAGTACTATGTAAGCAACTTTGCTCGGGACCTGCTGAACAAGATTGCCGGAGACCCGCTGTTCAACCCCAGTGACATCAACAGTGGCCTGTACAAGAAGATCAAGGCTCTGGAGTCTGTCAGG attttaagGTTGCAGCTGTTTCACATGAAAAATCTCTTCAAGACCTGTCGCTTTTCTAAAGA GGTCCTGGACCAGTTCGACAGCCTGCCAGGTCACCTGACTGAAGACCTTCACCTCTTCTCCCTCAATGACCTGACTGCCGTGCGCAGTGGGGACCTGGCTGCACGAATGAAAGAGCTGCTTAAACTTGGCGCGATGCATGTGGCCGAGTGTGTG CTCTGCCAGGC
- the rubcn gene encoding run domain Beclin-1-interacting and cysteine-rich domain-containing protein isoform X1 produces MEVTAEGEAEERRREHWKLLSSLKTTVEGLVSTNNPNVWSRYGGLQRLHKDMNNILSHGLKNEQVYYKQKDYWPFVWHVRHISPHLASHVEQFSQLEPVLTRGLQSAGESYKAERWLLHSLQVHMLSAQLRPLLRHMGHVCKYYKDDAFLLSEPHVTAMCQCLEAVEQNNPKLLAQVDTVGLSPLKGPPCLGLLKSQSLCVLPGAGGAWTKADSGPREESLTRRLTTSNYSLRDADNTSHKIGNTGAVGSQNSSSTNTTSSASSLGEPWLWVARPEESELVVTPPPGSVPCIALECPTPASQQPEAVDTVDGDYDDGPEYLAIGNLGQRSHRNSQSSTQSGDQSKTQDQSLQRSSLLSAPPRRSSFSEVQRGMSRLPRGHTRSFSDTGVTQKLRNGGGHRKITIIIEDPVAESTGGDCCVKDYSPFSPKLSEASTTSSLCTDSCSQYSTVPDGMFRKPSEGQSLISYLSEQDFGSCADLEKENAHFSISESLIAAIELMKYNMRRQEEEGEEEGDSDCEIQQLKQKIRLRRQQIRRSRLPPCASSQHIFHSTDSGGSRRSSQDSYQGLSDSGSAEEVEECDVDGCEGLSLLAVSQNGLSLSLASLFSDADIKQSVRSSSRSFLSSESISPSFLQSNSAESVAMGLLRQFDCMHLPAASELDWLVPEQDAPQKLLPFPDSLPISPDDGEHADIYKLRIRVRGNLEWAPPRPQIIFNIHPAPKRKVVVAKQNYRCAGCGTRIDPDYIKRLRYCEYIGRYFCQCCHENAQAVVPGRVLRKWDFSKYYVSNFARDLLNKIAGDPLFNPSDINSGLYKKIKALESVRILRLQLFHMKNLFKTCRFSKEVLDQFDSLPGHLTEDLHLFSLNDLTAVRSGDLAARMKELLKLGAMHVAECVLCQAKGFVCEFCGNDKDIIFPFQLNKCQRCEECFACYHRSCFRAGKDCPRCRRLAERRERMARKNMEEQEDEGGGT; encoded by the exons ATGGAGGTTACGGCGGAGGGAGAAGCGGAGGAGCGCAG GAGGGAGCACTGGAAGCTGTTGTCTAGTCTGAAGACTACAGTGGAAGGTCTTGTGTCCACTAACAACCCCAATGTGTGGTCACGCTACGGCGGCCTGCAGCGGCTGCACAAGGACATGAACAACATCCTCAGTCACGGACTGAAGAATGAGCAG GTGTACTACAAGCAGAAAGACTACTGGCCGTTTGTGTGGCATGTTCGCCACATCAGCCCTCACCTTGCATCACACGTTGAACAG TTCAGTCAGCTGGAGCCTGTACTGACCCGTGGGCTGCAGAGTGCTGGTGAGAGCTACAAGGCTGAGCGCTGGCTTCTTCACAGCTTGCAGGTTCACATGCTGTCAGCTCAACTCCGACCTCTGCTCAGGCATATGGGGCATGTATGTAAATATTACAAAG ATGATGCCTTTCTGTTGAGTGAGCCCCATGTGACAGCCatgtgtcagtgtttggaggctgtggagcagaaTAACCCTAAACTGCTGGCACAAGTTGACACGGTTGGG CTTTCCCCTCTGAAGGGCCCACCGTGTTTGGGCCTTTTGAAAAGccaaagcctgtgtgtgttgccgGGGGCCGGTGGGGCCTGGACGAAAGCTGACTCAGGCCCTCGAGAAGAATCTCTGACCCGCAGACTCACCACTTCCAATTACTCCCTGCGCGATGCAGACAACACCAGCCACAAGATTGGGAACACTGGAGCGGTTGGAtcccagaacagcagcagcacaa ACACTACCTCTTCTGCTAGCAGCCTTGGAGAACCATGGCTATGGGTGGCCAGGCCGGAGGAGAGCGAGTTGGTTGTGACGCCCCCACCTGGCTCTGTCCCCTGTATTGCCCTCGAGTGTCCCACTCCTGCCTCCCAGCAGCCTGAGGCTGTTGATACCGTTGATGGCGACTATGATGATGGCCCAGAGTACCTGGCTATCGGTAATCTGGGACAACGCAGTCACCGTAATTCCCAAAGTTCCACTCAGAGCGGTGACCAGAGCAAGACCCAGGACCAGTCCCTGCAGAGGAGTTCGCTCCTTTCTGCTCCTCCAAGACGCTCGTCTTTTTCAGAGGTCCAGCGAGGGATGAGCAGGCTGCCCCGAGGACACACCCGCTCGTTTTCTGACACTGGAGTCACTCAGAAACTCAGGAATG GAGGGGGCCACCGAAAAATCACCATAATAATAGAGGATCCTGTAGCAG AATCAACTGGTGGCGATTGCTGTGTAAAGGACTACAGCCCTTTCTCACCTAAGCTCAGCGAAGCCAGCAcaaccagctccctctgcacAGACTCTT GTTCCCAGTACAGCACAGTGCCAGATGGGATGTTCAGAAAGCCGTCTGAGGGCCAGAGCCTCATCAGCTACCTGTCAGAGCAGGACTTTGGCAGTTGTGCTGATCTTGAAAAG GAAAATGCTCATTTCAGCATTTCAGAGTCCCTTATAGCAGCCATTGAGCTTATGAAGTACAATATGCGGcgccaggaggaggaaggcgaggaggagggagacagtGACTGTGAGATTCAGCAGCTCAAGCAGAAGATCCGCCTGAGAAGGCAGCAGATCCGCCGCAGCCGCCTGCCGCCCTGCGCATCCTCCCAGCACA TTTTTCACTCCACTGACAGTGGTGGATCCAGGAGGAGCTCCCAGGACTCCTACCAGGGCCTCTCTGACTCCGGCTcagcggaggaggtggaggagtgtgaTGTCG aTGGCTGTGAGGGTCTGTCCTTGCTGGCGGTATCTCAGAATGGCCTCTCCCTGTCACTCGCCTCACTCTTCTCAG ATGCAGACATAAAGCAAAGTGTGCGCTCTAGCAGCAGGTCATTCCTCAGCTCCGAGTCCAT CTCTCCGTCCTTCCTCCAGTCTAACTCTGCTGAGTCAGTAGCCATGGGTTTACTCAGGCAGTTTGATTGCATGCACCTTCCTGCAGCCTCCGAGCTCGACTGGCTGGTCCCAGAACAAGACGCTCCGCAGAAG CTCCTGCCCTTTCCTGACTCTCTCCCAATCTCACCGGATGATGGAGAGCATGCAGACATCTATAAACTAAGGATTCGTGTCCGAGGCAACCTGGAGTGGGCCCCGCCCCGTCCTCAGATCATCTTCAACATTCACCCTGCCCCTAA GCGGAAGGTCGTTGTGGCTAAACAGAACTACCGCTGTGCTGGCTGTGGCACTCGCATTGACCCAG ACTACATTAAGCGTCTGCGTTACTGTGAATACATCGGCCGTTACTTCTGCCAGTGCTGCCATGAGAATGCCCAGGCCGTGGTTCCCGGCAGAGTGCTGAGGAAGTGGGACTTCAGTAAGTACTATGTAAGCAACTTTGCTCGGGACCTGCTGAACAAGATTGCCGGAGACCCGCTGTTCAACCCCAGTGACATCAACAGTGGCCTGTACAAGAAGATCAAGGCTCTGGAGTCTGTCAGG attttaagGTTGCAGCTGTTTCACATGAAAAATCTCTTCAAGACCTGTCGCTTTTCTAAAGA GGTCCTGGACCAGTTCGACAGCCTGCCAGGTCACCTGACTGAAGACCTTCACCTCTTCTCCCTCAATGACCTGACTGCCGTGCGCAGTGGGGACCTGGCTGCACGAATGAAAGAGCTGCTTAAACTTGGCGCGATGCATGTGGCCGAGTGTGTG CTCTGCCAGGC
- the rubcn gene encoding run domain Beclin-1-interacting and cysteine-rich domain-containing protein isoform X2, whose product MEVTAEGEAEERRREHWKLLSSLKTTVEGLVSTNNPNVWSRYGGLQRLHKDMNNILSHGLKNEQVYYKQKDYWPFVWHVRHISPHLASHVEQFSQLEPVLTRGLQSAGESYKAERWLLHSLQVHMLSAQLRPLLRHMGHVCKYYKDDAFLLSEPHVTAMCQCLEAVEQNNPKLLAQVDTVGLSPLKGPPCLGLLKSQSLCVLPGAGGAWTKADSGPREESLTRRLTTSNYSLRDADNTSHKIGNTGAVGSQNSSSTNTTSSASSLGEPWLWVARPEESELVVTPPPGSVPCIALECPTPASQQPEAVDTVDGDYDDGPEYLAIGNLGQRSHRNSQSSTQSGDQSKTQDQSLQRSSLLSAPPRRSSFSEVQRGMSRLPRGHTRSFSDTGVTQKLRNESTGGDCCVKDYSPFSPKLSEASTTSSLCTDSCSQYSTVPDGMFRKPSEGQSLISYLSEQDFGSCADLEKENAHFSISESLIAAIELMKYNMRRQEEEGEEEGDSDCEIQQLKQKIRLRRQQIRRSRLPPCASSQHIFHSTDSGGSRRSSQDSYQGLSDSGSAEEVEECDVDGCEGLSLLAVSQNGLSLSLASLFSDADIKQSVRSSSRSFLSSESISPSFLQSNSAESVAMGLLRQFDCMHLPAASELDWLVPEQDAPQKLLPFPDSLPISPDDGEHADIYKLRIRVRGNLEWAPPRPQIIFNIHPAPKRKVVVAKQNYRCAGCGTRIDPDYIKRLRYCEYIGRYFCQCCHENAQAVVPGRVLRKWDFSKYYVSNFARDLLNKIAGDPLFNPSDINSGLYKKIKALESVRILRLQLFHMKNLFKTCRFSKEVLDQFDSLPGHLTEDLHLFSLNDLTAVRSGDLAARMKELLKLGAMHVAECVLCQAKGFVCEFCGNDKDIIFPFQLNKCQRCEECFACYHRSCFRAGKDCPRCRRLAERRERMARKNMEEQEDEGGGT is encoded by the exons ATGGAGGTTACGGCGGAGGGAGAAGCGGAGGAGCGCAG GAGGGAGCACTGGAAGCTGTTGTCTAGTCTGAAGACTACAGTGGAAGGTCTTGTGTCCACTAACAACCCCAATGTGTGGTCACGCTACGGCGGCCTGCAGCGGCTGCACAAGGACATGAACAACATCCTCAGTCACGGACTGAAGAATGAGCAG GTGTACTACAAGCAGAAAGACTACTGGCCGTTTGTGTGGCATGTTCGCCACATCAGCCCTCACCTTGCATCACACGTTGAACAG TTCAGTCAGCTGGAGCCTGTACTGACCCGTGGGCTGCAGAGTGCTGGTGAGAGCTACAAGGCTGAGCGCTGGCTTCTTCACAGCTTGCAGGTTCACATGCTGTCAGCTCAACTCCGACCTCTGCTCAGGCATATGGGGCATGTATGTAAATATTACAAAG ATGATGCCTTTCTGTTGAGTGAGCCCCATGTGACAGCCatgtgtcagtgtttggaggctgtggagcagaaTAACCCTAAACTGCTGGCACAAGTTGACACGGTTGGG CTTTCCCCTCTGAAGGGCCCACCGTGTTTGGGCCTTTTGAAAAGccaaagcctgtgtgtgttgccgGGGGCCGGTGGGGCCTGGACGAAAGCTGACTCAGGCCCTCGAGAAGAATCTCTGACCCGCAGACTCACCACTTCCAATTACTCCCTGCGCGATGCAGACAACACCAGCCACAAGATTGGGAACACTGGAGCGGTTGGAtcccagaacagcagcagcacaa ACACTACCTCTTCTGCTAGCAGCCTTGGAGAACCATGGCTATGGGTGGCCAGGCCGGAGGAGAGCGAGTTGGTTGTGACGCCCCCACCTGGCTCTGTCCCCTGTATTGCCCTCGAGTGTCCCACTCCTGCCTCCCAGCAGCCTGAGGCTGTTGATACCGTTGATGGCGACTATGATGATGGCCCAGAGTACCTGGCTATCGGTAATCTGGGACAACGCAGTCACCGTAATTCCCAAAGTTCCACTCAGAGCGGTGACCAGAGCAAGACCCAGGACCAGTCCCTGCAGAGGAGTTCGCTCCTTTCTGCTCCTCCAAGACGCTCGTCTTTTTCAGAGGTCCAGCGAGGGATGAGCAGGCTGCCCCGAGGACACACCCGCTCGTTTTCTGACACTGGAGTCACTCAGAAACTCAGGAATG AATCAACTGGTGGCGATTGCTGTGTAAAGGACTACAGCCCTTTCTCACCTAAGCTCAGCGAAGCCAGCAcaaccagctccctctgcacAGACTCTT GTTCCCAGTACAGCACAGTGCCAGATGGGATGTTCAGAAAGCCGTCTGAGGGCCAGAGCCTCATCAGCTACCTGTCAGAGCAGGACTTTGGCAGTTGTGCTGATCTTGAAAAG GAAAATGCTCATTTCAGCATTTCAGAGTCCCTTATAGCAGCCATTGAGCTTATGAAGTACAATATGCGGcgccaggaggaggaaggcgaggaggagggagacagtGACTGTGAGATTCAGCAGCTCAAGCAGAAGATCCGCCTGAGAAGGCAGCAGATCCGCCGCAGCCGCCTGCCGCCCTGCGCATCCTCCCAGCACA TTTTTCACTCCACTGACAGTGGTGGATCCAGGAGGAGCTCCCAGGACTCCTACCAGGGCCTCTCTGACTCCGGCTcagcggaggaggtggaggagtgtgaTGTCG aTGGCTGTGAGGGTCTGTCCTTGCTGGCGGTATCTCAGAATGGCCTCTCCCTGTCACTCGCCTCACTCTTCTCAG ATGCAGACATAAAGCAAAGTGTGCGCTCTAGCAGCAGGTCATTCCTCAGCTCCGAGTCCAT CTCTCCGTCCTTCCTCCAGTCTAACTCTGCTGAGTCAGTAGCCATGGGTTTACTCAGGCAGTTTGATTGCATGCACCTTCCTGCAGCCTCCGAGCTCGACTGGCTGGTCCCAGAACAAGACGCTCCGCAGAAG CTCCTGCCCTTTCCTGACTCTCTCCCAATCTCACCGGATGATGGAGAGCATGCAGACATCTATAAACTAAGGATTCGTGTCCGAGGCAACCTGGAGTGGGCCCCGCCCCGTCCTCAGATCATCTTCAACATTCACCCTGCCCCTAA GCGGAAGGTCGTTGTGGCTAAACAGAACTACCGCTGTGCTGGCTGTGGCACTCGCATTGACCCAG ACTACATTAAGCGTCTGCGTTACTGTGAATACATCGGCCGTTACTTCTGCCAGTGCTGCCATGAGAATGCCCAGGCCGTGGTTCCCGGCAGAGTGCTGAGGAAGTGGGACTTCAGTAAGTACTATGTAAGCAACTTTGCTCGGGACCTGCTGAACAAGATTGCCGGAGACCCGCTGTTCAACCCCAGTGACATCAACAGTGGCCTGTACAAGAAGATCAAGGCTCTGGAGTCTGTCAGG attttaagGTTGCAGCTGTTTCACATGAAAAATCTCTTCAAGACCTGTCGCTTTTCTAAAGA GGTCCTGGACCAGTTCGACAGCCTGCCAGGTCACCTGACTGAAGACCTTCACCTCTTCTCCCTCAATGACCTGACTGCCGTGCGCAGTGGGGACCTGGCTGCACGAATGAAAGAGCTGCTTAAACTTGGCGCGATGCATGTGGCCGAGTGTGTG CTCTGCCAGGC